The Spirosoma foliorum genome has a window encoding:
- a CDS encoding alkaline phosphatase family protein — MKIQFSTIACGLSFLVSAFFLEGCHRFSPTTSITSTSTGYKTSSDDSTLYNPNSPFIMPYNRIIDAAGKSVSFGDASVENHSLDAVLLPDKKTLAVEDRYGVAFFDIKTQQLISRWDYRKGSDIKGSMSSFSGIKAIVHHDSTYIFWGAGGQGKPNSYVMQAVWDGKNARLIQRIPFEAIAPATIALPNEVAVKEEAGELYLYTVLNGNNQFVKVRVKDRQVIWTAPTGVAPFGLTLLGEKAYITNWAGPVPDATNGFETAGVPWGSAYIDPKTGALAKGTVSIIDIKQGKPEKELAVGLHPNAIISSPDQRFLYVANGNSDYVSVIDAQAQQVTDSIFVGLFNRGNGYIGSTPNALAIAPDGTTLYVANGMDNALCVVNLGSKASTNGKGNPEIKGYIPTQAYPSGIVLNNNELYVTNLEAVGPRIANPVEQGSQGKNPTKKELKAYNSHKQLASISFIPVPDETQLAAFTEKVKQQSLQFRLALTEQTPRPNIAPRPVPERIGEPSVFKHVLYIIKENRTYDQVLGDQPQGNGMPDLCIFGDSITPNQHQLTRDYLLLDNYHVSGKSSAEGHHWASAAMVTDYTEKSVRAWFRSYPHVLYDALVYDKKGLIWNNALDHGKTVRMYGEACTCHFDQKQYDWRSLYQMRKESKPFSYSNTTTISRVRPILAMDFPGCDNETISDQMRADAFIKELNELNANPNADLPNLMVMSLPNDHTAGTNPAFPVPRAMVADNDLAVGRIVDAITHSRFAASTVIFITEDDSQAGWDHISAYRTTGYIVSPYSRLQKTVHTNYNQTSMVRTMEQILGLPPMNAIDATALPMFDCFSDKPDLSFKYKVVPNRVNLAEMNPSPTGLKGTSLRFANLSMRHGFHFIDRGHDDLLNRILWFTAKGKKRYPAELAGAEEDDDDD; from the coding sequence CTACAATCGCATTATCGACGCTGCGGGAAAATCGGTCAGTTTTGGCGATGCCAGTGTCGAAAACCATAGTCTGGATGCTGTCTTGTTGCCCGATAAGAAAACGCTTGCCGTTGAAGATCGATACGGGGTCGCCTTTTTCGATATTAAGACTCAGCAACTTATTTCCCGCTGGGACTATCGAAAAGGATCGGATATCAAAGGCAGTATGAGTTCGTTCTCCGGCATCAAAGCCATTGTTCATCACGATTCGACTTATATATTCTGGGGAGCGGGTGGCCAGGGCAAACCCAATTCCTATGTCATGCAGGCTGTTTGGGATGGTAAAAATGCCCGGCTTATTCAGCGGATACCCTTTGAGGCCATCGCTCCGGCCACCATTGCGCTACCTAACGAAGTGGCGGTTAAAGAAGAAGCGGGCGAGCTATACTTATATACTGTGCTGAACGGTAATAACCAGTTCGTTAAAGTTCGGGTAAAAGACAGGCAAGTGATCTGGACAGCGCCGACGGGTGTAGCTCCCTTTGGCTTAACGCTCCTCGGCGAAAAGGCCTATATCACCAACTGGGCAGGTCCCGTTCCCGATGCAACCAATGGTTTTGAGACGGCTGGTGTGCCTTGGGGAAGTGCGTACATCGATCCGAAAACGGGCGCATTAGCCAAGGGTACCGTTTCGATCATCGATATAAAACAGGGTAAACCGGAAAAGGAATTAGCGGTTGGATTACACCCAAATGCGATCATTAGCAGTCCTGATCAACGATTCCTGTACGTAGCCAATGGCAACAGTGATTACGTATCAGTAATTGATGCACAGGCTCAACAAGTCACCGACTCTATTTTTGTGGGCTTATTCAACCGGGGCAATGGCTATATTGGCAGCACACCAAATGCGCTGGCCATTGCCCCCGATGGCACCACACTTTATGTAGCCAACGGCATGGACAATGCGCTTTGCGTGGTCAACCTGGGAAGTAAAGCGTCGACTAACGGAAAAGGCAATCCTGAAATAAAAGGCTATATCCCGACTCAGGCTTATCCATCAGGTATTGTATTGAATAACAATGAGCTTTACGTAACAAATCTGGAAGCCGTTGGACCCCGAATTGCCAATCCGGTCGAGCAAGGCAGCCAGGGTAAAAATCCAACCAAAAAAGAGCTAAAAGCCTACAATTCACACAAACAGCTGGCGTCTATTTCGTTTATCCCTGTTCCCGATGAAACGCAGCTGGCCGCGTTTACGGAAAAAGTTAAGCAACAGAGTCTCCAGTTTCGGTTGGCTTTAACCGAGCAAACTCCGCGACCGAATATAGCTCCCCGGCCTGTTCCTGAACGCATTGGAGAGCCTTCGGTCTTCAAACATGTTCTGTACATCATCAAAGAAAACCGTACGTATGATCAGGTTCTGGGCGATCAGCCTCAGGGCAACGGTATGCCAGATTTATGCATATTCGGAGATAGCATAACGCCCAACCAGCACCAGCTTACCCGCGACTATTTATTGCTTGACAATTACCACGTATCGGGAAAATCATCGGCGGAAGGTCATCACTGGGCCAGTGCAGCAATGGTGACTGATTATACTGAAAAAAGTGTACGAGCCTGGTTCAGAAGTTACCCGCACGTGTTATACGACGCATTGGTATACGATAAAAAAGGATTAATCTGGAACAACGCCCTCGATCATGGCAAAACCGTTCGGATGTATGGCGAGGCTTGTACGTGTCATTTCGATCAGAAACAATACGACTGGCGCAGCTTGTACCAGATGCGAAAAGAAAGCAAGCCTTTTTCGTATAGCAATACCACGACCATTTCGCGAGTACGGCCTATACTCGCGATGGATTTTCCGGGCTGCGACAATGAAACCATCAGCGACCAGATGCGGGCCGATGCGTTTATTAAGGAATTGAACGAGCTGAACGCTAACCCAAATGCCGACTTACCCAACCTTATGGTCATGTCGTTACCCAATGATCATACGGCTGGCACTAATCCTGCCTTTCCAGTACCCCGGGCGATGGTTGCCGACAATGATCTGGCCGTTGGTCGCATTGTCGATGCCATTACGCACAGCCGATTTGCGGCCTCAACGGTCATTTTTATTACGGAAGATGATTCGCAGGCGGGTTGGGATCATATATCAGCTTACCGAACCACAGGCTACATTGTCAGCCCCTACTCACGATTGCAGAAAACCGTACATACCAATTACAATCAGACGTCTATGGTTCGGACGATGGAGCAGATTTTGGGTCTGCCGCCAATGAATGCCATCGATGCAACGGCCCTGCCCATGTTCGACTGTTTTTCGGATAAACCTGATCTCTCCTTCAAATACAAAGTAGTACCCAATCGAGTGAATCTGGCAGAGATGAATCCATCGCCAACAGGTTTGAAAGGAACGTCGCTCCGTTTTGCCAATCTATCGATGCGACACGGTTTTCACTTCATTGATCGAGGGCACGATGACCTGCTCAATCGGATTTTATGGTTTACGGCCAAGGGCAAAAAACGCTACCCTGCTGAGTTAGCAGGTGCCGAAGAGGATGACGATGATGATTAA
- a CDS encoding LytR/AlgR family response regulator transcription factor has product MKKLRAVIIDDETNARQALSNLLQLLCPDVELVGEAKNVDLGIELIKHEKPDLVFLDIQMPGKTGFDLLAAFEKADFGVIFTTAYQEYAIRAFRFSAIDYLLKPIDPDELQAAVGKYKSQLLGINPQQVKILKDYIDEPRQARLNERNKNANQRIALPTAEGIHFVQMTDIIQCESLGSYTKFHLAGSKPIVVSRLLKEYEEILDNYYFFRVHQSNIVNLEHIKRYVKGDGGQVWLSDNAEVEVSRRRKEEFLALLSDFYVNSGKIA; this is encoded by the coding sequence ATGAAAAAACTCCGTGCTGTCATTATCGACGACGAGACCAACGCTCGTCAGGCGTTATCAAACCTGCTGCAACTCTTATGCCCTGATGTCGAATTGGTTGGCGAGGCTAAAAACGTAGATTTGGGTATAGAGCTTATTAAGCATGAAAAACCGGATCTGGTTTTTCTGGATATTCAAATGCCAGGAAAAACGGGCTTCGACTTATTGGCAGCGTTCGAAAAGGCGGATTTTGGCGTCATTTTTACAACAGCCTATCAGGAATATGCCATCCGGGCCTTTCGATTCAGTGCGATTGATTATTTACTGAAACCCATTGATCCCGACGAACTTCAGGCGGCCGTGGGGAAGTATAAATCTCAGTTGTTAGGTATCAATCCACAGCAGGTAAAGATTCTGAAGGACTACATTGATGAACCCCGTCAGGCTCGGTTGAATGAACGGAACAAAAACGCGAACCAACGCATTGCGCTGCCTACAGCCGAAGGCATTCACTTTGTTCAAATGACGGACATTATCCAGTGCGAATCGCTGGGGTCATATACCAAGTTTCACTTAGCTGGTAGTAAGCCCATTGTGGTATCCCGGCTATTGAAAGAGTATGAAGAGATACTGGACAACTATTATTTCTTCCGGGTTCACCAGTCCAATATTGTCAATCTGGAGCACATCAAACGATATGTGAAAGGCGATGGTGGGCAGGTCTGGCTAAGCGATAACGCCGAAGTGGAAGTGTCGCGCCGACGCAAAGAAGAGTTTCTGGCTTTACTATCTGATTTTTATGTCAACTCGGGTAAGATTGCGTAG
- a CDS encoding 3-keto-disaccharide hydrolase has protein sequence MFAKIAAFSLVTYLACSFVQAQPLNTLSAQEKKEGWKLLFDGRDLKGWHRYNGKDVPGTWKVEQGVLHLDVPQTATSPRDAGDLVTDAVISGDFEFKAEFKIEKYTNSGFFLFVQEEAKNKKIYDTGLEVQVGDDALYQKESAHPHSSGDLFGLADVRMQEPKPLGSWNQVSVSLKKNKLIVTINGFTVQEHDLTSADWKQRMSGSKLKDAPVGKGKFSGRIGLQDWNTSVWFRNIKLRSLL, from the coding sequence ATGTTCGCTAAAATTGCAGCTTTTAGTTTAGTTACCTATCTGGCTTGCTCATTTGTACAGGCGCAGCCGCTCAATACGTTGTCGGCTCAGGAAAAGAAAGAAGGCTGGAAATTGCTCTTTGATGGGCGCGATCTGAAAGGCTGGCATCGCTACAATGGCAAAGATGTTCCCGGAACCTGGAAAGTAGAACAGGGCGTACTGCATCTGGATGTTCCTCAAACAGCGACCTCCCCTCGCGACGCAGGCGATTTAGTGACTGATGCCGTTATTTCGGGTGATTTTGAGTTTAAGGCCGAATTCAAAATCGAAAAGTATACCAATAGCGGATTCTTTCTCTTCGTGCAGGAAGAGGCTAAGAACAAAAAGATTTATGATACAGGTCTTGAGGTGCAGGTAGGAGACGATGCACTCTATCAAAAGGAGTCGGCCCACCCGCACAGCTCCGGCGATCTATTTGGACTTGCCGATGTTCGTATGCAGGAGCCAAAACCGCTTGGAAGCTGGAACCAGGTAAGCGTAAGTCTGAAAAAGAATAAGCTGATTGTTACTATCAACGGCTTTACCGTTCAGGAACACGATTTGACGAGTGCAGATTGGAAACAGCGTATGTCGGGAAGCAAGCTCAAAGACGCCCCTGTCGGAAAAGGAAAATTCAGTGGGCGGATTGGTTTGCAGGATTGGAACACAAGCGTCTGGTTCCGAAATATCAAACTACGGTCGCTCTTATAA
- a CDS encoding polysaccharide deacetylase family protein: MKRLIYFLALLSTNTVFAQSPPRLIVRGDDMGYAQGGNEALVKCYKEGIETSIEVLVPSPWFPEAVSLLAENSSVDVGIHLTLSSEWDNIKWRPVSDCPSLKDADGYFYPMIFPNKNYPKRSVVENNWQLADVEKEFRAQIELGLKKIPRLSHISGHMGCTSMGDDVKALVKKLAKEYKLDIMPNELGVLNVSYVGAHATSEEKIASFTKMLESLESGKTYLFVDHPGLNTPELRAIHHIGYEQVAIDRQGVTDCWTNPKVKAFIKTKGIQLISYKDLIK, translated from the coding sequence ATGAAACGACTTATCTATTTCCTTGCCTTACTCAGTACGAATACTGTTTTTGCTCAATCACCACCCCGGCTCATTGTTCGTGGCGACGATATGGGCTATGCTCAGGGAGGGAATGAAGCGCTTGTAAAGTGCTATAAAGAAGGCATTGAAACGTCTATTGAGGTTCTTGTTCCATCGCCCTGGTTTCCGGAAGCCGTTAGTTTACTGGCCGAAAACTCATCGGTTGACGTAGGGATTCACCTGACACTCAGCAGCGAATGGGATAATATCAAATGGCGGCCCGTATCCGACTGCCCTAGCCTGAAGGATGCCGATGGCTATTTTTATCCGATGATTTTCCCTAACAAAAACTACCCCAAGCGATCCGTTGTCGAGAATAACTGGCAGTTGGCTGATGTCGAAAAAGAGTTTCGGGCGCAAATCGAGCTGGGATTGAAAAAAATACCCCGTCTTAGCCATATTTCGGGCCACATGGGCTGCACGAGCATGGGCGACGATGTAAAAGCGTTGGTCAAGAAGCTGGCGAAAGAATACAAACTCGACATTATGCCCAACGAATTAGGGGTCCTGAATGTAAGTTATGTGGGTGCGCACGCTACTTCGGAGGAGAAAATCGCCAGCTTCACGAAGATGCTCGAAAGCCTGGAATCAGGAAAAACGTACCTGTTTGTCGATCACCCCGGCCTCAATACACCCGAACTTCGCGCCATTCATCACATCGGCTACGAGCAGGTCGCCATCGACCGCCAGGGCGTAACCGATTGCTGGACAAATCCGAAAGTAAAGGCGTTCATCAAAACAAAGGGCATTCAGCTGATTAGCTATAAAGACCTAATAAAATGA
- a CDS encoding SPASM domain-containing protein, with protein sequence MNRNLLDGLNFASKLTPKRIANALKVLSSYYVGKQTGRPVQRGLPMSISFEPTTSCNLRCPECPSGLRSFTRPTGMLGEDLYKRTIDELHDTLLYLIFYFQGEPYLHPQFLELVRYATERNIYTATSTNAHYLTDANARKTVESGLDRLIISIDGTTQEVYQQYRVGGKLEKVLEGTKNILRWKKELKSRTPHVVFQFLVVKPNEHQIAEVKKLARELGVDEVGLKTAQIYDYEQGSDLIPTMDQYSRYAPQTDGTYRIKNGFGDHCWKMWHSCVITWDGLVVPCCFDKDAHHRLGDLQTESFADLWHGPAYQDFRETLFRSRSEIEMCRNCTEGTKVWA encoded by the coding sequence ATGAATCGCAACTTACTCGACGGCCTTAATTTCGCTTCTAAACTGACGCCCAAACGGATAGCCAACGCGCTTAAGGTGCTGTCGAGCTATTATGTTGGGAAACAGACGGGCCGACCGGTGCAACGTGGATTACCGATGTCGATCTCGTTCGAACCAACCACGAGTTGTAACCTGCGTTGCCCTGAATGCCCAAGTGGTCTTCGGTCATTCACTCGCCCGACCGGTATGTTGGGTGAAGATCTTTACAAGCGAACGATCGACGAACTCCACGATACATTATTGTATCTGATCTTTTACTTTCAGGGTGAACCCTATTTGCATCCCCAATTTCTGGAATTAGTTCGTTATGCTACTGAGCGTAATATCTATACGGCCACAAGTACAAACGCGCATTACCTCACCGATGCCAACGCTCGAAAAACAGTAGAGTCTGGCCTGGATCGGTTGATTATTTCGATTGATGGCACAACCCAAGAAGTGTATCAACAGTATCGGGTGGGAGGGAAGCTTGAGAAGGTACTTGAAGGCACGAAGAATATTCTGCGCTGGAAAAAAGAACTAAAATCCCGGACTCCCCACGTTGTCTTTCAGTTTCTGGTTGTGAAACCCAACGAGCACCAGATTGCCGAAGTGAAAAAATTGGCTCGCGAATTAGGCGTGGATGAAGTGGGGTTGAAAACCGCCCAGATTTACGACTACGAACAAGGTTCCGATCTGATTCCGACGATGGATCAATACAGCCGTTATGCACCCCAAACGGACGGGACCTATCGAATCAAAAACGGTTTCGGCGATCATTGCTGGAAAATGTGGCACTCCTGCGTCATTACTTGGGATGGACTGGTGGTGCCCTGTTGCTTCGACAAAGATGCTCATCATCGACTCGGGGATTTACAAACGGAATCCTTCGCCGATCTCTGGCATGGCCCAGCTTATCAGGACTTTCGTGAAACCTTATTCCGCTCTCGCTCCGAAATAGAAATGTGCCGAAACTGCACCGAAGGCACGAAGGTGTGGGCGTAG